Proteins from a genomic interval of Psychrobacter fulvigenes:
- a CDS encoding HU family DNA-binding protein encodes MNKSELIDSIADKSGLNKTQAGDALNAVMESIGEALEAGDSISLVGFGTFSVKDRKARTGRNPKTGEELAIPASKVPSFKAGKNLKERLN; translated from the coding sequence ATGAATAAGTCAGAATTGATTGATAGCATCGCAGACAAAAGCGGCCTAAACAAAACACAAGCTGGTGATGCACTAAATGCAGTAATGGAAAGCATCGGCGAAGCTCTAGAAGCTGGTGATAGCATTTCATTAGTTGGTTTTGGTACGTTTAGCGTAAAAGACCGTAAAGCACGTACTGGCCGTAATCCTAAGACAGGTGAAGAGCTTGCGATTCCAGCAAGCAAAGTACCAAGCTTTAAAGCCGGTAAAAACTTAAAAGAGCGTTTAAACTAA
- a CDS encoding Rrf2 family transcriptional regulator: MRLTTRGRYAVTALLDLALQTSQQDSAVSLSDIAKRQSISISYLEQLFSKLRKRGLVTSIRGAAGGYHLAKPLHEIDVMSIISAVDESVNAMQCEGRGDCQGGAMCLTHDLWCALSNHIEQYLKNITLAQLLDIESVQSVSLRQHLSSTKEFSLKDINTITLSTSEANPA; the protein is encoded by the coding sequence ATGCGTTTAACTACTCGAGGTAGATATGCCGTTACTGCATTGCTAGATTTGGCGTTACAAACCAGCCAACAAGACAGCGCGGTCTCTCTATCTGATATTGCCAAACGACAGTCTATATCTATTTCGTACCTTGAGCAGCTGTTCTCCAAACTCCGCAAACGTGGATTAGTCACTAGTATACGTGGCGCTGCAGGCGGTTATCATCTAGCCAAGCCATTGCATGAGATAGATGTGATGAGCATTATATCTGCCGTTGACGAATCAGTGAATGCTATGCAGTGCGAAGGACGTGGTGACTGTCAAGGTGGCGCAATGTGTTTAACCCATGATTTATGGTGCGCATTGTCCAATCATATCGAACAGTACTTGAAAAATATAACATTAGCGCAATTATTAGATATAGAAAGTGTGCAGTCCGTATCATTACGTCAGCACCTATCTTCTACAAAAGAGTTTTCTTTGAAAGACATTAACACTATTACCTTATCGACCAGCGAGGCAAACCCAGCATGA
- a CDS encoding SurA N-terminal domain-containing protein → MDKLRDFLKSWPGRILLILCLSPLALLGIESYFQGGVDPNQVAQVGEASVGLSEYQNAVNSRRSEILEQLDDASLLNEDVLHEQVLKGLIDRTLLEQQAGKLGMTVSDDTINRLLLQEEIFKDENGEFSNEQFSFFLRQRGMTKDQLFAEFRNQLSLDQLNASIVGTAIYPMKAVNQLIDLQLESRNVWLQRFNWQDYQQQVNLTDADIQTYYDANKDTLKSDAMVDLAYIQISPSTIKVDDITTEELQQQYEAYKQGLAVVDERQLSQILVTGDGAKARAESIKNRLDKGESFTALAQAESDDPSGETGGAIGRFNPSVFGDDAAAVETALQGLSVGDVTAPIKTSFGYQIFMITEDSGNKVPTMESMREELTAKAKEYKRQAVYADKVTAINDLAADGFSIEDIAQQENVALKRIKDYLKENNTSALSQPAVINQAFDEFTIQDQAVTAGIEVGTGTVWVQPSNYRPTKILALTAATPRITQILRQQKASALALKDAKQLAANIKTPADISKYSASLQALGEVSRQNALLTEKERSLAFSTQAPENGIVALASETEMGASVLVGDRIETQRQSQLSDLEKSQTANIIRDNLGQDQLQDYLDYLRLVYKVDINEANMAGAQGR, encoded by the coding sequence ATGGATAAATTGCGCGATTTTTTAAAAAGCTGGCCTGGTCGCATTTTATTGATTCTATGCCTATCACCACTCGCACTCTTAGGTATCGAAAGCTATTTTCAAGGTGGGGTTGATCCTAATCAGGTCGCTCAGGTAGGTGAGGCAAGTGTAGGGCTGTCAGAGTATCAGAATGCTGTTAATAGCCGACGCTCTGAGATACTAGAGCAACTCGATGATGCCAGTTTATTAAACGAAGATGTGCTGCATGAGCAAGTGCTCAAAGGCCTCATTGACCGTACTTTGCTTGAACAACAAGCAGGCAAGCTTGGGATGACGGTGTCTGATGACACAATCAACCGCCTGCTACTGCAAGAAGAGATCTTTAAAGATGAGAATGGTGAGTTTTCTAACGAGCAGTTTTCATTCTTTTTGCGTCAGCGCGGCATGACTAAAGACCAGCTATTTGCTGAATTTCGCAATCAGCTGAGCCTTGATCAGCTTAATGCCAGTATTGTCGGTACGGCCATTTATCCAATGAAAGCTGTCAACCAGTTGATAGACTTGCAGCTAGAGTCACGTAATGTTTGGCTCCAACGGTTTAACTGGCAGGATTATCAGCAGCAAGTTAATCTGACTGATGCTGATATACAGACTTATTATGATGCCAATAAAGACACGCTCAAAAGTGATGCTATGGTAGATTTGGCTTATATCCAGATCAGCCCATCGACGATCAAGGTTGATGATATCACCACAGAAGAGCTGCAGCAGCAATATGAGGCTTATAAACAGGGACTGGCTGTCGTCGATGAGCGTCAGCTTAGTCAAATCCTAGTAACGGGTGACGGTGCCAAGGCACGTGCTGAAAGCATCAAAAATCGTTTAGATAAAGGTGAGTCATTTACAGCACTTGCGCAAGCTGAGTCAGATGACCCATCTGGCGAGACGGGCGGCGCCATTGGACGCTTTAATCCATCAGTGTTTGGTGATGACGCTGCCGCTGTTGAAACGGCGCTTCAAGGTTTGAGCGTGGGTGACGTGACAGCACCTATTAAAACCAGCTTTGGTTATCAGATATTTATGATAACAGAAGACAGTGGTAATAAAGTGCCTACTATGGAGAGCATGCGTGAGGAGCTTACCGCTAAAGCTAAAGAGTATAAGCGTCAAGCAGTCTATGCGGATAAAGTAACTGCAATCAATGACTTGGCAGCGGATGGCTTTAGTATCGAGGATATCGCGCAACAAGAAAACGTAGCACTTAAGCGTATCAAAGACTACCTTAAAGAAAATAATACCTCAGCGTTGTCACAACCAGCGGTGATCAATCAGGCCTTTGATGAGTTTACGATTCAAGATCAAGCCGTCACAGCAGGTATTGAAGTAGGAACGGGGACGGTATGGGTACAACCGAGTAATTATCGTCCGACCAAAATCCTCGCCTTGACAGCAGCAACGCCAAGAATCACACAGATATTGCGTCAACAAAAAGCCAGTGCACTGGCGCTCAAAGATGCCAAGCAGTTAGCCGCTAATATTAAAACCCCTGCTGATATCAGTAAGTACTCAGCAAGCTTGCAAGCATTGGGTGAGGTGAGTCGCCAGAATGCTTTATTAACAGAGAAAGAACGTAGCCTAGCATTTAGTACCCAGGCTCCTGAGAATGGTATTGTGGCATTAGCCAGTGAAACAGAAATGGGCGCCAGTGTGCTAGTCGGTGATCGCATCGAGACACAGCGCCAGTCACAGCTATCTGATCTTGAAAAGTCGCAAACAGCCAATATTATCCGTGATAATTTAGGGCAAGACCAATTACAAGATTATTTAGACTATCTACGTTTGGTCTATAAAGTTGATATCAATGAAGCCAATATGGCTGGCGCACAAGGTCGCTAA